A part of Oncorhynchus masou masou isolate Uvic2021 chromosome 30, UVic_Omas_1.1, whole genome shotgun sequence genomic DNA contains:
- the LOC135523172 gene encoding cerebellin-2-like — MVVPARCPGPCAMLALSLFMGYGVVLCVAGQNDTEPIVLEGKCLVVCDSNPSSDSGVTSSLGISVRSAGAKVAFSAVRGTNHEPSDMSNTSMTIYFDQALVNIGNHFDLKASVFQAPRRGIYSFGFHVVKVYNRQTIQVNLMQNDYPVISAFAGDQDVTREAASNGVLLQLEREDRVYLKLERGTLMGGWKYSTFSGFLVFPL; from the exons ATGGTGGTGCCAGCCCGCTGCCCGGGCCCCTGTGCCATGCTGGCGCTCAGCCTCTTTATGGGATACGGCGTGGTGCTCTGCGTCGCCGGCCAGAATGACACGGAACCCATCGTACTAGAGGGGAAATGCCTGGTGGTCTGCGACTCCAACCCTTCCTCGGACAGCGGGGTGACCTCTTCGCTCGGGATATCCGTCCGGTCCGCGGGCGCCAAGGTGGCTTTCTCTGCTGTGCGCGGAACGAATCACGAGCCCTCCGACATGAGCAACACGTCTATGACCATCTACTTTGACCAG GCTTTAGTGAACATCGGCAACCATTTCGATCTCAAAGCGAGTGTCTTCCAGGCGCCAAGGAGGGGAATATACAGCTTCGGCTTTCATGTGGTCAAGGTTTACAACAGACAAACCATACAG GTCAACCTGATGCAGAACGACTACCCGGTCATATCAGCTTTCGCCGGTGACCAGGACGTTACGCGGGAGGCCGCGAGCAACGGCGTTCTTCTGCAACTGGAGCGCGAGGACCGGGTGTATCTGAAGCTGGAACGGGGCACACTCATGGGCGGATGGAAATATTCCACTTTCTCAGGCTTCCTAGTGTTTCCACTATAA